Proteins from a genomic interval of Acetobacterium woodii DSM 1030:
- a CDS encoding ABC transporter permease subunit (The N-terminal region of this protein, as described by TIGR01726, is a three transmembrane segment that identifies a subfamily of ABC transporter permease subunits, which specificities that include histidine, arginine, glutamine, glutamate, L-cystine (sic), the opines (in Agrobacterium) octopine and nopaline, etc.) — protein MLNKKRILTLLLAIAVMFLIGGCSAADEAKISSASDLNQAGYIIGVPEGTPPEEVAKEYMPKAEISYFTQFIDGVAALKSGKATAAIYDSSGVDRILLSNPDLVKLPDQLGNIEIATVVRLNSTDLNDQINAFIKQLHADGTADEMVTRWIDNIGGVMPDIPKPQNPEKKLTIITNGMTEPMNYYENGVLTGYDIEFIKRFANYANIDYEIITMDYSAMIPALQSGKGDIIISDFFKTDERGQEVLYSDAYVVLHNSVMIRKTMYAGNAETTAGTITSNDELNGKRVGFITGMVYIDNFRPLYSADEYEYNDSSAMLEALKSNKIDAFLTSQSKVAEIVEQNPDLIALPPYADNSASIGVSKTNTELGDKLDVVVKRMIADGSLTALTEKWMGSDETAKVLTPVTLTGGNGTLVAGVLGDDYPYSYYKDNELVGLEVDLARILASQLGMNLDVKAMDFSAIIPSITSGKIDLAFYLAYTPERAESIRFLTPIEADSAVAIVQNKAYTGSTAAKTSAIGGFFASLQESFNKTFIVEDRYKLVLEGLWTTIVISLLSLLFGSILGALICAMRKSRFKIVSGFAIVYIRLIQGVPIVLNLMILYYIIFAAVDIDPILIAVVGFSINFAAYSAEIFRTAIDATDKGQLEAAYALGFTKISSFFKVTLPQALRHILPIFKGEFISMVKMTSVVGYIAIQDLTKMTDIIRSRTFDAFFPLFVTAFIYFVITYLFIFVLGKVEVQVDPKRRKRVVKGITDSENSVMEVLK, from the coding sequence ATGCTAAATAAAAAACGAATTTTAACACTACTATTAGCGATTGCGGTGATGTTTTTGATTGGTGGTTGTTCAGCTGCGGACGAAGCAAAAATCAGCAGCGCCAGCGATTTAAATCAGGCTGGTTATATTATCGGTGTTCCTGAAGGAACGCCGCCGGAAGAAGTGGCTAAAGAGTATATGCCTAAAGCCGAAATTTCTTATTTCACCCAGTTTATTGACGGCGTGGCGGCTCTCAAAAGCGGCAAGGCGACAGCGGCTATTTATGACAGCTCCGGAGTTGACCGAATTCTCCTGAGTAACCCGGATTTGGTTAAATTACCTGATCAACTAGGGAATATTGAAATCGCTACGGTGGTGAGGCTAAATAGTACTGATCTGAACGATCAGATCAATGCTTTTATTAAGCAACTTCATGCCGATGGTACAGCCGACGAAATGGTTACCCGCTGGATTGATAACATCGGCGGAGTGATGCCGGATATCCCGAAACCACAAAATCCGGAAAAAAAACTGACGATTATTACCAATGGCATGACCGAACCGATGAATTATTATGAAAATGGCGTATTGACTGGTTATGATATTGAGTTTATAAAGCGGTTTGCCAATTATGCCAACATTGATTATGAAATTATCACGATGGATTATTCGGCAATGATTCCAGCCTTGCAAAGCGGTAAAGGGGATATCATCATCTCGGACTTTTTTAAAACCGATGAACGGGGACAGGAAGTGCTTTATAGTGATGCTTATGTGGTACTTCACAATAGTGTGATGATCCGAAAAACGATGTATGCCGGAAATGCCGAAACGACCGCAGGTACGATTACATCGAACGATGAGCTCAACGGAAAACGGGTCGGTTTCATTACCGGCATGGTCTATATCGATAACTTTCGGCCGCTTTATAGTGCTGATGAATATGAATATAACGATTCTTCAGCAATGCTGGAAGCTTTGAAATCAAATAAAATTGATGCCTTTCTGACCAGTCAGTCCAAGGTGGCGGAGATTGTTGAACAAAATCCGGATTTGATTGCGTTACCTCCTTATGCCGATAATTCAGCTTCGATTGGAGTGAGCAAAACAAATACCGAACTGGGTGATAAACTCGATGTGGTAGTGAAGCGTATGATTGCCGATGGTTCATTGACGGCCTTAACTGAAAAATGGATGGGCAGCGATGAGACCGCAAAGGTTTTGACCCCGGTAACACTGACGGGCGGAAATGGCACGCTTGTGGCTGGGGTTTTGGGGGATGACTATCCCTATTCCTATTATAAAGATAATGAATTGGTCGGACTGGAAGTAGATCTGGCCAGAATACTCGCTTCACAACTGGGGATGAATTTAGACGTTAAAGCGATGGATTTTTCGGCGATTATTCCCAGTATTACTTCAGGTAAGATTGATCTGGCCTTTTATTTGGCCTACACACCCGAAAGAGCCGAGTCAATCAGGTTCCTGACGCCGATAGAAGCAGATAGTGCCGTCGCGATTGTTCAAAACAAAGCTTATACCGGCAGTACAGCTGCGAAGACTTCGGCTATTGGCGGCTTTTTTGCTTCATTACAAGAGAGCTTTAACAAAACCTTTATTGTTGAAGATCGGTATAAGCTGGTTTTAGAAGGACTTTGGACAACGATTGTCATTTCGTTGCTCTCGCTTTTATTTGGCAGCATCTTAGGGGCTTTGATCTGCGCTATGCGAAAGTCCCGGTTTAAAATCGTATCTGGCTTTGCTATTGTTTATATTCGGCTGATTCAAGGGGTTCCGATTGTTTTAAACCTGATGATTCTATATTATATTATCTTTGCTGCGGTGGATATTGATCCGATCCTTATTGCAGTGGTGGGTTTTTCAATTAACTTTGCGGCCTATTCGGCAGAGATTTTTAGGACGGCCATCGATGCGACCGACAAAGGACAACTGGAAGCCGCTTATGCGTTGGGGTTTACCAAGATATCCAGCTTTTTTAAGGTCACCTTGCCCCAGGCGCTCCGGCATATTCTGCCGATTTTTAAAGGTGAATTTATCAGTATGGTAAAAATGACCTCGGTGGTTGGCTACATTGCCATTCAGGATTTAACCAAAATGACCGATATCATCAGAAGTCGTACCTTTGATGCCTTTTTTCCGTTGTTTGTGACAGCCTTTATCTATTTTGTGATTACTTATCTGTTTATTTTTGTACTGGGAAAAGTCGAAGTTCAGGTTGATCCCAAACGTCGCAAACGGGTAGTCAAAGGGATTACTGATTCTGAAAATAGTGTGATGGAGGTGCTGAAATGA
- a CDS encoding LuxR C-terminal-related transcriptional regulator produces the protein MTKQKVVWIGLDKYDNALASFYNLFCTGIISTQPDNYHMQNVLLSNTFNATPVDHTINLLSKYAHSENSYTLILDDFHTITNPEIIETLPYILTRLPYSFTTLILSRGQIFDNLIDFIKKRNAELITTEQLAFSATEIQKYYRHFDYQLNQEQAQMILKKTDGWAIGIVALSVSNPLEKILTNDQFINDYITCNIWNKWSPEFQQTMLVTAVPDELDPEFFGFLTGQTKPAEILEQLIHQNAFIIRTPKNTYRYYHFFLAFLRTKLAEHPHIDVRSLNLMTADHYFERQDFFSALDYYIRAEHLDGINRSFYLLNTLFMDYSVAEWLYQFTNLVQDHLSEDVIQNDPPLLVEYAWANFLNGNAEATLRYIDRINACLTEAEHLATIRESNLLGSISIIRFADFRQDIWTYAMDFSKLAHLLPEDHAVKLYSPSITQNFPIMHRSIFDCLEIIPDLDNRLQLIKDAFGLFFPQDVDLFCLCVKAGLYYELNNLESAYKTIGLTQKLLKKDTRFEMQFCVSMILSLILNAMDKKCASESTRKNFSLQIQTTNGQYLYPNFSAIDIKQRLWDADRNAAQLWLEESFVTIDQPLRFYKIYQYFTTARAYIVLSKKAEAQKLLKQLKKLSADYHRPLDLAETNILKAILEWSTGSKKMALQTLEDVLIALQPYRAIRIIAEEGASVLPILKKLTTKTSQPDYQGPLEPHYLKQVYLCAYQVSKKHLGITAHLNEQSVKLSKQQKYILALLVEGYSPAEIVNLTGRTINTVKSHIKILYLKLDVHNAADAVLKAQQLGLLESLI, from the coding sequence ATGACAAAACAAAAAGTTGTTTGGATTGGACTGGATAAATATGATAATGCTCTTGCTTCATTTTATAATCTTTTTTGCACCGGCATTATTTCAACCCAGCCTGACAATTATCATATGCAAAATGTGCTGTTAAGCAATACTTTCAACGCCACCCCCGTCGACCATACCATCAACCTGCTATCAAAGTATGCTCACAGCGAAAATTCCTATACCCTTATTCTTGATGATTTTCACACCATCACCAATCCTGAAATTATCGAAACGCTCCCCTATATTTTAACCCGATTGCCTTATTCCTTTACGACTCTGATTCTCAGCCGCGGCCAAATTTTTGACAATTTAATTGACTTTATCAAAAAACGAAATGCTGAACTCATCACAACCGAACAGCTGGCCTTTTCCGCCACTGAAATCCAAAAATATTACCGTCACTTTGATTACCAACTGAATCAGGAACAAGCCCAGATGATCCTAAAAAAAACCGATGGTTGGGCCATTGGCATTGTGGCCCTCTCAGTCTCTAATCCGCTTGAAAAAATTCTAACCAATGATCAGTTTATCAATGATTACATCACCTGTAATATCTGGAATAAATGGAGCCCTGAATTTCAGCAAACCATGCTTGTCACCGCTGTTCCCGATGAGTTGGATCCAGAGTTTTTTGGGTTCCTCACCGGTCAAACAAAACCAGCTGAGATTTTGGAACAGCTGATCCATCAAAATGCCTTTATTATTCGCACCCCCAAGAACACCTATCGCTATTATCACTTTTTTTTAGCTTTTTTACGAACGAAGCTTGCCGAACATCCGCATATCGATGTTCGTTCTCTTAATCTCATGACGGCTGATCATTACTTTGAGCGACAGGATTTTTTTTCGGCTCTGGATTACTATATCCGTGCCGAACACCTTGATGGTATCAATCGATCTTTTTATCTGTTAAATACCCTCTTTATGGATTACAGTGTTGCCGAATGGCTCTATCAGTTTACTAATCTTGTCCAGGATCACCTGTCCGAAGACGTGATTCAAAACGATCCCCCCCTGCTGGTTGAATACGCCTGGGCGAATTTTCTAAACGGAAATGCCGAAGCCACCCTACGTTATATTGATCGAATCAATGCCTGCCTTACCGAAGCCGAACATTTAGCTACTATTCGTGAAAGCAACTTGCTTGGCAGTATCAGTATAATTCGCTTTGCCGATTTTCGCCAAGATATCTGGACTTACGCAATGGACTTTTCTAAGTTAGCTCACCTCTTGCCTGAAGACCATGCCGTTAAACTGTATTCTCCTTCAATCACCCAGAATTTTCCCATCATGCATCGTTCCATCTTTGATTGCCTCGAAATTATCCCCGACCTGGATAATCGATTGCAGTTAATCAAAGATGCCTTTGGCCTGTTCTTTCCCCAGGACGTCGACCTTTTTTGCCTTTGCGTCAAGGCTGGTCTTTATTATGAACTCAACAACCTTGAAAGTGCCTATAAAACCATTGGATTGACGCAAAAATTACTTAAAAAAGACACGCGCTTTGAAATGCAGTTCTGTGTATCAATGATCTTGTCTTTGATATTAAATGCGATGGATAAAAAATGTGCCTCCGAAAGTACGCGCAAAAATTTCAGTCTGCAAATTCAAACCACCAATGGCCAATACCTCTATCCTAATTTTAGCGCTATTGATATTAAACAACGGCTCTGGGATGCTGATCGCAACGCCGCTCAGCTTTGGCTTGAGGAATCATTTGTCACTATTGATCAACCGCTTCGTTTTTATAAAATATATCAATATTTTACTACCGCCCGGGCTTACATTGTTCTCTCAAAAAAGGCTGAGGCACAAAAGCTACTTAAGCAGCTTAAGAAACTGAGTGCCGATTACCACCGTCCTCTTGACCTCGCCGAAACCAATATCTTAAAAGCGATACTGGAATGGAGCACGGGATCGAAAAAAATGGCTCTCCAAACCCTTGAAGACGTTTTGATTGCACTTCAACCTTACCGAGCGATTCGAATTATTGCTGAAGAAGGTGCTTCGGTCCTACCGATCCTAAAAAAACTTACCACAAAAACCAGTCAGCCAGATTATCAGGGCCCTCTGGAGCCGCATTATCTGAAACAGGTCTACTTGTGTGCCTATCAAGTTTCAAAAAAACATCTCGGTATTACCGCTCACCTCAATGAACAATCCGTTAAACTTTCAAAACAACAAAAATATATCCTGGCTTTGTTAGTCGAAGGATATAGTCCTGCCGAAATTGTGAATCTAACCGGGAGAACCATCAACACCGTCAAATCACATATAAAGATACTCTATCTAAAACTTGATGTCCACAACGCCGCCGATGCCGTTTTAAAAGCCCAACAATTAGGGCTTCTCGAATCATTGATTTAG
- a CDS encoding transporter substrate-binding domain-containing protein: MNGKLYDKSWKPFMKKAIVSTMALILVALTGCSQTATTLPSVETAKIGTMIGTVSEIMAPEKYPDAKISRFNDYVDESAALMAGKVDYAIMDYASAKNYLKNNDQVVILPDPLTEEVTAMALNKENTELNQKINTVLNRFLSDGTMDEIIAHWFPETGEDYEIIDVPKNTSGPVLNVAVTALTEPRCFVKDGKITGMNVELMDRIAFELGMRTEYQDMDFAAMIDSLQSGKSDVIAAMYNTPERAQRVEFTKGYFPNPQVFVVKKDRLEEADNAK; encoded by the coding sequence ATGAACGGAAAATTATATGACAAGAGTTGGAAGCCATTCATGAAAAAAGCGATTGTAAGTACCATGGCACTTATTTTAGTAGCACTGACCGGATGCAGCCAGACGGCAACGACGTTGCCATCGGTTGAAACGGCGAAGATCGGAACGATGATTGGCACAGTCAGTGAGATTATGGCCCCGGAAAAATATCCCGATGCGAAAATCAGCCGTTTCAATGATTATGTGGATGAGTCGGCGGCATTGATGGCGGGAAAAGTTGACTATGCCATTATGGATTATGCATCGGCAAAAAACTATCTGAAGAATAATGATCAAGTTGTCATTTTACCGGACCCCTTAACCGAGGAGGTAACGGCGATGGCTCTGAATAAAGAAAACACCGAGTTGAATCAAAAAATCAATACCGTTCTAAACCGCTTTTTAAGTGATGGCACCATGGACGAAATCATCGCCCACTGGTTTCCAGAAACGGGTGAGGATTATGAAATCATCGATGTTCCTAAAAATACCAGCGGCCCAGTATTGAATGTTGCCGTAACAGCGTTGACCGAACCGCGTTGTTTTGTGAAAGACGGCAAAATCACCGGCATGAATGTGGAATTGATGGACCGAATCGCTTTTGAACTGGGCATGCGAACTGAATATCAGGATATGGATTTTGCAGCCATGATAGACAGTCTTCAGTCCGGTAAAAGTGATGTGATCGCCGCTATGTATAATACGCCCGAAAGAGCTCAGCGGGTCGAATTTACAAAAGGCTATTTTCCTAATCCACAGGTATTTGTGGTGAAAAAAGACCGCCTGGAGGAGGCTGACAATGCTAAATAA
- a CDS encoding ATP-binding protein — MKKLTVNASTDNLPKVLEFIDTELETAGASMKMIFQIDLAVEEIYVNIAHYAYTPDDGNVIIQFDSYGDPPLVEIQFIDQGNPFNPLDNPEPDITLTAEEREIGGLGVLMVKKSMDEVDYRFEKNKNILTIKKSLS, encoded by the coding sequence ATGAAAAAATTGACTGTTAACGCCTCGACGGATAACCTGCCTAAGGTACTGGAGTTTATTGATACCGAATTGGAGACCGCGGGAGCCAGTATGAAAATGATATTTCAGATTGATCTTGCGGTGGAGGAAATTTATGTAAACATTGCTCATTATGCTTATACGCCGGATGATGGTAATGTTATTATTCAATTTGATTCCTATGGCGATCCGCCGCTGGTAGAGATTCAGTTTATTGATCAGGGGAATCCCTTTAATCCGCTTGATAATCCGGAACCGGATATCACCTTGACGGCAGAAGAACGGGAAATCGGAGGCCTGGGGGTGTTGATGGTTAAAAAGAGCATGGATGAGGTGGACTATCGCTTTGAAAAAAATAAAAATATTCTGACAATCAAAAAATCCTTATCCTAA
- a CDS encoding chemotaxis protein CheW, which yields MMTYKQSDFLTYMSDVQECNESISKMDEQWNEIKLLTEINCPRQSLQVLPNMIKIQKSVVALKQELIEALILEKLKKMEQKIVSKTQVAIDILIRNLFERTADIGFLATDSEICRFVENEERSESDLRTILSRMHEYVAKYSVYEDIIVLDTQYQVLANLDEKNKILGKKIKDQNLIRSMNGEQSYLEYYEQSKLQYGNKKSHVFSSRIYSEGSSRVIGLICLCFRFEDEMSQILEKLTDDDEAAIITIIDDKNNVIASSNKNHVPIGIAIEAVESGQNQIVYYCGSRYIAKTVMTKGYQNYFGLGWRGHVMLPLKLAFGENTNLANLDSTIAVELMQQADSFSQELNEIVNEIQTINHALKRIVYNGQIMGKADSRVDVEHARLTPILRALGRMGTNIFQSSVANLFQTVIATSLDNTSFLAALNVEIMDRNLYERANDCRWWALDSTIRGILSKTELSVDDQQRLTDILSGINALYTVYSNLFVFDKTGVIIAVSNPERLEDIGKQLSQPYITDILANTSREKYFVSPFEKTELYDNQQTYIYGASIIDINNNQTVGGIGIVFDSAAQFETMLKESLNTEREAFAVFTDRKKRVIASTNEAITVGKALNLSDKLFAIANGKAQSEVLVYKNSYYSVGYACSSGYREYKRTDGYDNAVIALMFEKIADYQEVRSKKKETYEIEQSDISLSMKYDQKKLATFAINGQIYGLEQSYVIEALEGNKMISVPETSPIIRGVTEFNNQYYAVVDILALFDDHRVNQVVSNLLMLQLSEEEMIAIQVESLGSILEINLKDIQPVEISAAISGIICLTGDSNRTILEIDPQVLLEKLFEQHLEDDLAVVLPLIERIE from the coding sequence ATGATGACCTATAAACAAAGTGATTTTCTTACCTACATGTCGGATGTTCAGGAATGTAATGAAAGTATTTCGAAAATGGATGAGCAATGGAATGAGATTAAACTGTTGACCGAAATCAATTGTCCGCGGCAATCATTGCAAGTTCTTCCGAATATGATCAAAATTCAAAAAAGTGTGGTGGCTTTAAAACAGGAGCTGATTGAGGCGCTGATCCTTGAAAAATTAAAAAAAATGGAGCAGAAAATTGTTTCCAAAACTCAGGTTGCGATTGATATTTTAATTCGAAATCTTTTTGAACGAACCGCTGATATCGGATTTTTAGCCACCGATAGCGAGATTTGCCGTTTTGTCGAAAATGAAGAGCGCAGCGAAAGTGACCTTAGGACAATATTAAGTCGGATGCATGAATATGTGGCAAAATATTCTGTTTATGAAGATATTATTGTTTTGGATACACAATATCAGGTATTGGCAAATCTTGATGAAAAAAATAAAATCTTAGGCAAAAAGATCAAAGATCAAAACCTGATCAGAAGTATGAACGGAGAACAAAGTTACCTTGAATATTATGAACAGTCGAAACTGCAATACGGAAATAAAAAATCGCATGTTTTTTCCAGTCGCATCTATAGCGAGGGAAGTTCCCGGGTAATTGGACTGATTTGTTTATGTTTTCGGTTTGAAGATGAAATGAGTCAAATTCTTGAAAAACTGACCGACGATGATGAGGCGGCGATCATTACAATTATTGATGATAAAAATAACGTAATTGCCAGCAGTAATAAAAACCACGTGCCAATAGGGATTGCGATCGAAGCGGTCGAATCCGGGCAAAATCAGATCGTCTATTATTGCGGTTCAAGGTATATAGCAAAAACGGTGATGACAAAAGGCTACCAAAATTATTTTGGGCTGGGGTGGCGCGGTCACGTCATGTTACCGCTTAAGCTAGCTTTTGGCGAGAATACAAATCTTGCCAACTTGGATTCGACCATCGCTGTGGAACTTATGCAACAAGCCGATTCTTTCTCGCAAGAACTAAATGAAATTGTCAATGAAATTCAGACGATCAATCACGCCCTCAAGCGGATTGTTTATAATGGACAGATTATGGGTAAAGCTGACAGCCGTGTTGATGTTGAACATGCTCGATTGACACCGATTTTGAGAGCCTTAGGACGAATGGGGACAAATATATTCCAGAGTTCTGTGGCAAATCTGTTTCAGACAGTGATCGCAACCAGTCTCGATAATACCAGCTTTCTGGCCGCCCTCAACGTTGAGATTATGGACCGCAATTTATATGAACGAGCGAACGACTGCCGGTGGTGGGCTTTGGATTCGACTATTCGCGGGATTTTGTCAAAGACTGAATTAAGCGTTGATGATCAACAAAGATTGACGGATATTTTAAGCGGTATTAATGCGCTATATACGGTTTACAGCAATTTATTTGTTTTTGATAAAACCGGTGTCATTATTGCGGTTTCCAATCCGGAGCGGCTGGAAGATATTGGCAAACAGTTGTCACAACCATATATAACCGATATTTTAGCGAACACAAGTCGGGAAAAATACTTTGTTTCGCCCTTTGAAAAAACGGAGCTATATGACAATCAACAGACATATATATATGGGGCTTCAATTATTGATATAAATAATAATCAAACAGTTGGCGGGATTGGGATTGTTTTTGATAGTGCGGCTCAATTTGAAACGATGCTAAAGGAATCGCTTAATACCGAACGGGAAGCATTTGCTGTTTTTACCGATCGCAAGAAAAGAGTGATTGCTTCAACAAACGAAGCGATTACGGTTGGGAAAGCCCTTAATCTGTCAGATAAATTGTTTGCAATAGCGAATGGCAAAGCACAGTCAGAAGTACTGGTTTATAAAAATAGTTATTATTCGGTTGGTTATGCCTGTTCATCCGGTTATCGGGAATACAAAAGAACGGATGGTTATGACAACGCTGTAATTGCTTTGATGTTTGAAAAAATAGCAGATTATCAGGAAGTTCGATCGAAAAAAAAGGAGACTTATGAAATAGAACAATCTGATATTTCACTTTCAATGAAATATGACCAAAAAAAACTGGCAACCTTTGCGATCAATGGTCAGATTTATGGATTGGAGCAATCATATGTGATTGAGGCTCTGGAAGGAAACAAAATGATTTCGGTTCCCGAGACGAGCCCGATTATTCGTGGAGTGACGGAGTTTAATAATCAATATTATGCGGTTGTTGATATTTTGGCGCTTTTTGATGATCATCGCGTGAATCAGGTCGTTTCCAATCTACTAATGCTGCAATTATCGGAAGAGGAAATGATTGCTATTCAAGTCGAAAGTTTGGGGAGTATTTTAGAAATTAATTTAAAGGATATTCAGCCAGTGGAAATTTCCGCTGCTATCAGCGGAATCATCTGCTTAACCGGGGATTCTAACCGAACTATTCTGGAAATAGACCCGCAGGTTTTGTTGGAAAAATTGTTTGAGCAGCATCTTGAAGATGATTTGGCAGTCGTTTTACCCCTGATTGAAAGAATTGAATAA
- a CDS encoding GNAT family N-acetyltransferase, with the protein MNITIKSGKELTIEDFKSILALDLMIFGKDILTNKGMAEKRFLKFKEGVITAYAEKKLVGFISFFSVMPAVHQRALLQQEYIDDNLNAEEIKPLTKEASNSVLLFDHVIDPDYRGQGISRLLVESAREYLKQKNIEGYVIENIFAFAISVKGRQILLSLGGKTMWIKDDITCLELDREIFLGLI; encoded by the coding sequence GTGAATATAACTATCAAAAGTGGGAAAGAATTAACGATAGAAGATTTTAAATCTATTCTTGCTCTCGATCTCATGATTTTTGGGAAAGATATACTTACGAATAAGGGAATGGCGGAAAAACGGTTTTTAAAGTTTAAGGAGGGTGTGATTACTGCTTATGCTGAAAAAAAACTAGTTGGATTTATCAGCTTTTTCAGCGTGATGCCCGCTGTTCACCAACGGGCTTTACTGCAACAAGAATACATTGACGACAATCTTAATGCTGAAGAAATAAAACCACTGACAAAAGAAGCGAGTAATAGTGTTCTTTTGTTTGATCACGTCATTGATCCCGACTATCGGGGTCAAGGAATATCCCGTTTGCTGGTTGAATCAGCCAGAGAATATTTGAAACAAAAAAATATCGAAGGATACGTAATTGAGAACATATTTGCCTTCGCTATCAGTGTTAAAGGCCGTCAGATATTATTATCTTTAGGCGGCAAAACGATGTGGATAAAAGATGATATCACCTGTTTAGAACTTGATCGTGAAATATTTTTGGGGCTTATATGA
- a CDS encoding N-acetyltransferase, translating into MITIQDGKLDKNNIEEAADILCKAFKDDPLYNAIFHKEKDLRRYIKLMVKYYQRNGEIHIALNENKIVGASIWNRKGMPFFSLRSILASGMLGTVLKFLLKIQISSLIRLENETLITERYHYNKEHHYIFMLGSVAKGAGRALMEYDMRKFSDCPIYLENSNIKDNQNFYERLGFHSIKTIDVMGVSIDLLTNSKGDQ; encoded by the coding sequence ATGATAACAATACAAGACGGTAAACTGGACAAAAATAATATTGAAGAAGCAGCGGATATCTTATGTAAAGCATTTAAAGATGATCCATTATACAATGCGATTTTTCATAAAGAGAAAGATCTAAGGCGATATATTAAATTGATGGTTAAGTATTATCAGCGTAATGGTGAAATTCATATCGCCTTGAATGAAAATAAAATTGTTGGAGCTTCGATTTGGAATCGAAAGGGAATGCCGTTTTTTAGCTTACGTTCAATTCTTGCCAGTGGCATGCTGGGAACCGTGTTAAAATTTCTGCTGAAGATTCAGATTAGTAGCCTGATCAGACTGGAAAATGAAACCTTAATTACCGAGCGGTATCATTATAATAAAGAGCATCATTATATATTTATGCTTGGTTCCGTGGCTAAAGGTGCAGGCCGGGCACTGATGGAATATGATATGAGAAAGTTCAGCGACTGCCCCATTTATTTAGAAAACAGCAACATAAAAGACAATCAGAACTTTTATGAGAGACTTGGATTTCATTCGATTAAAACGATTGATGTGATGGGTGTCTCGATAGATTTGTTGACCAACAGTAAAGGAGACCAGTGA